From the Palaemon carinicauda isolate YSFRI2023 chromosome 42, ASM3689809v2, whole genome shotgun sequence genome, one window contains:
- the LOC137632911 gene encoding uncharacterized protein isoform X1, producing MFGFFLWICLLLDLWLTSFAQEENPKNCFLYPVSEQKNSPVYNIEGADEHFVTINHIFRKSNVVRFLNQNGECFLALKQNTSETVDCIKSLQADGEYTTLVFRRSDDILTVHKKTSPFYNIDLHEGIQTLEISSSDMVNIVFNCHGNCFTFEKATIALYQNEQASISSSYSSFIVHGRIKPSANNWNLVAEVMLLRGGQNKSLDFESLAPDGDSNGWFSLKFSVTFEQTFSTHVVGLIVTKSPWNSSEYKIHKSLSLLSKDLHLNFNSSNNVLWSVNCKPRNEVVRGLSCKPNNDSTLTISCQPGWKALRREKTDCYAFEKAMVHINYTEEVSNSSFVIYGKSQSPAHEVPLGVMQGTISKSFKNITLLVPSSDDWFQIEFHVVFRPYQKDGTYPFYPLYLEVFNPLRTEVETYSLTVATKDLYLNFSASEKVRWAVSCQPGKEMLTSCGEKGIYIIILACLCGIFALIAFALTLYKCCLGRDRPVSLPTSPAPPPASTDPTTEDTTEVDKRRSLAEHLYEYVDLTAFREQITKENSHSLENSPEEHGASEERNSHTSVNSVYGLSRDGEN from the exons ATTGTTTTCTGTACCCAGTGAGTGAACAGAAGAATAGCCCTGTGTACAACATCGAGGGGGCAGACGAGCATTTCGTGACAATCAACCACATCTTCAGGAAGTCCAACGTCGTCCGGTTCTTGAACCAAAACGGAGAATGTTTTTTAGCTTTGAAGCAGAATACGTCAGAGACAGTAGATTGCATCAAAAGTCTTCAAGCTGACGGTG AATACACGACACTTGTCTTCCGACGCTCAGATGACATCTTGACAGTGCATAAGAAAACTTCACCTTTTTATAACATTGATTTACATGAAGGAATCCAGACACTCGAAATCAGTAGCTCTGATATGGTCAACATTGTTTTTAACTGCCATGGGA ATTGCTTTACCTTCGAAAAAGCGACGATTGCATTGTACCAAAATGAACAAGCTTCCATAAGTTCCAGCTACTCTTCATTCATAGTCCATGGAAGGATAAAACCATCGGCGAATAACTGGAACCTTGTTGCTGAAGTCATGCTGTTAAGGGGGGGTCAAAATAAATCCTTAGATTTCGAGTCTCTAGCACCGGATGGTGATTCTAATGGCTGGTTCTCATTGAAATTTAGTGTTACGTTTGAACAAACTTTTAGTACTCACGTGGTGGGTTTGATAGTTACGAAATCTCCTTGGAATTCATCAGAGTACAAAATTCATAAATCATTATCCCTACTGAGTAAAGATCTACACCTGAACTTCAATAGCTCAAACAACGTCTTGTGGTCTGTAAATTGCAAGCCAAGGAATGAGGTCGTTAGGGGTCTCTCCTGCAAACCAAATAATGACTCTACTCTGACAATATCTTGCCAACCAGGATGGAAAGCTTTACGACGAGAGAAGACAG ACTGTTATGCCTTTGAAAAGGCGATGGTTCACATCAACTACACCGAGGAAGTAAGCAACTCATCGTTTGTGATTTACGGCAAGAGCCAATCTCCAGCGCACGAGGTTCCTCTCGGGGTGATGCAAGGAACGATATCTAAATCATTCAAAAATATCACCTTGCTTGTCCCAAGCAGTGATGATTGGTTCCAGATAGAATTTCACGTTGTTTTTAGACCGTACCAGAAAGATGGAACGTACCCGTTTTATCCTCTGTATTTGGAAGTTTTCAATCCTTTGAGGACAGAAGTTGAAACATATAGCTTAACAGTAGCAACAAAAGATCTCTATCTAAACTTCAGTGCATCCGAAAAAGTACGATGGGCAGTATCTTGTCAACCTGGAAAAGAGATGTTGACGTCATGTGGAGAAAAag GTATTTATATTATCATTCTTGCCTGCCTGTGTGGAATCTTCGCCCTCATTGCATTTGCCCTTACTCTCTATAAATGTTGTCTGGGTAGAGACCGGCCAGTTTCGCTTCCGACATCTCCTGCTCCTCCACCTGCCTCTACAGATCCGACAACAGAAGATACTACTGAAGTTGATA AGAGAAGAAGTCTTGCTGAGCACCTGTATGAGTACGTCGACCTCACTGCTTTTCGTGAGCAAATAACGAAAGAGAATTCACACTCCTTGGAAAACTCTCCAGAAGAACACGGGGCATCTGAGGAGAGAAACAGTCACACAAGTGTCAATAGTGTTTATGGTTTGAGTCGTGATGGTGAAAACTAG
- the LOC137632911 gene encoding uncharacterized protein isoform X2 gives MFGFFLWICLLLDLWLTSFAQEENPKNCFLYPVSEQKNSPVYNIEGADEHFVTINHIFRKSNVVRFLNQNGECFLALKQNTSETVDCIKSLQADGEYTTLVFRRSDDILTVHKKTSPFYNIDLHEGIQTLEISSSDMVNIVFNCHGNCYAFEKAMVHINYTEEVSNSSFVIYGKSQSPAHEVPLGVMQGTISKSFKNITLLVPSSDDWFQIEFHVVFRPYQKDGTYPFYPLYLEVFNPLRTEVETYSLTVATKDLYLNFSASEKVRWAVSCQPGKEMLTSCGEKGIYIIILACLCGIFALIAFALTLYKCCLGRDRPVSLPTSPAPPPASTDPTTEDTTEVDKRRSLAEHLYEYVDLTAFREQITKENSHSLENSPEEHGASEERNSHTSVNSVYGLSRDGEN, from the exons ATTGTTTTCTGTACCCAGTGAGTGAACAGAAGAATAGCCCTGTGTACAACATCGAGGGGGCAGACGAGCATTTCGTGACAATCAACCACATCTTCAGGAAGTCCAACGTCGTCCGGTTCTTGAACCAAAACGGAGAATGTTTTTTAGCTTTGAAGCAGAATACGTCAGAGACAGTAGATTGCATCAAAAGTCTTCAAGCTGACGGTG AATACACGACACTTGTCTTCCGACGCTCAGATGACATCTTGACAGTGCATAAGAAAACTTCACCTTTTTATAACATTGATTTACATGAAGGAATCCAGACACTCGAAATCAGTAGCTCTGATATGGTCAACATTGTTTTTAACTGCCATGGGA ACTGTTATGCCTTTGAAAAGGCGATGGTTCACATCAACTACACCGAGGAAGTAAGCAACTCATCGTTTGTGATTTACGGCAAGAGCCAATCTCCAGCGCACGAGGTTCCTCTCGGGGTGATGCAAGGAACGATATCTAAATCATTCAAAAATATCACCTTGCTTGTCCCAAGCAGTGATGATTGGTTCCAGATAGAATTTCACGTTGTTTTTAGACCGTACCAGAAAGATGGAACGTACCCGTTTTATCCTCTGTATTTGGAAGTTTTCAATCCTTTGAGGACAGAAGTTGAAACATATAGCTTAACAGTAGCAACAAAAGATCTCTATCTAAACTTCAGTGCATCCGAAAAAGTACGATGGGCAGTATCTTGTCAACCTGGAAAAGAGATGTTGACGTCATGTGGAGAAAAag GTATTTATATTATCATTCTTGCCTGCCTGTGTGGAATCTTCGCCCTCATTGCATTTGCCCTTACTCTCTATAAATGTTGTCTGGGTAGAGACCGGCCAGTTTCGCTTCCGACATCTCCTGCTCCTCCACCTGCCTCTACAGATCCGACAACAGAAGATACTACTGAAGTTGATA AGAGAAGAAGTCTTGCTGAGCACCTGTATGAGTACGTCGACCTCACTGCTTTTCGTGAGCAAATAACGAAAGAGAATTCACACTCCTTGGAAAACTCTCCAGAAGAACACGGGGCATCTGAGGAGAGAAACAGTCACACAAGTGTCAATAGTGTTTATGGTTTGAGTCGTGATGGTGAAAACTAG